The window TGAGGTAATTTCCTAATTGCTTTCGTATCCTATACTGTATCAGTATTGTTTGTGAGGTTACCTCTGTAAAACATGACAATGGCAGCTGGATGGGACAATCGCTCAGCGGTCGAGAGAAGCATGTTCATTATGCGGATGCTGCTGAGCCTGTTTCCTCTGGTCCTTGTGGTCTGGAATGGTGAGGCGTTACCTGTACCAGACAAACTATCACAAACCAATGAGGTGAGTCTCTAATTTTAGGCAAGACACTACAGGTTAAACTATTGTTGCATTTGTATCTGTATTGTATCTGTTCAATTACAATGCATATTTTTAATGGACATTTATTTTTCTCAAGCACTGAGCCAGAAATCTCCATTTCAGTAGCACGCACTTACgccaaattttcttttttttctttttttttttatatccagAGGGGTTTGTTCATATATTTTCCTTGCCTGATTTATAAAACATTGTAAtcctaaaacagttttttttcctGGCTGctgacagtattttctgatttatagACTGACAAAAGAGATATTCGAAAATCCTCTCTGTTAAAACCTTTAACTCTAATATGGCAACAAATTGAAACAAGAAATTTGAACCTGTTGTCCGAAGGAAATGTATGCAAAGGaaatgtaaatcagtgcatatttaattagataatgccgtcatttgtatatttaaacaacattttttttatataaactgTGATTAATCATCTATTTGTTACCCTGTTCGCCTGTGGTGTTTTTGGGGGTAAATCACAAACATGTGGTCATATTTGTTAGTATTTCCTAAGATCTATATCATCCGCTAAAAATAACTGTACTGCAGTGTTGTAATATGGTTAATGCTGTAAAAATCAATATAGAAGTGGTCTGATTCACATACTCAAGCCCACAGAAATGTCTCTTATTTTCTAGATACTTACCAAAGACCAAAAGGACTTGCTGAAGAAGATGATGACGGATATGGCAGAGCTGAACCTCACTAGTAAAGAACTAGCTGATCTTGACCCTGATTTTCTGAATGGCAAACTGGGAGAGAATTCTGTTGTACAGCCAACCCCTAAAGATAAATCTCCATGCAAGCTCTTCTTCTGGAAGTCCTTTTCCTCATGTTAAAACTGGAAAACAGAACAGACACTGATAAGTCTGTTGAATCTACAGTCCTGCCTTTACAGTTTGCCagtataataataaacattgtATTGAAATCAATATCCCTTGGCTTCTGCTGTtcctgtattatattttatgtctgatgaattttgaaagAATGATTTACTGAGATATGCATTTACAGTGTGAATTAACAGTGTGAATGAACAGAAATCTTCAAATAATGGTCTTTTGCATGTACACTTTATACTGTTTGACATCCAAGCCCAAAGAAACATGTAATAAAAGTTCTACAAATCTCTTCATGTCAGTCATATAACTTTAAAATACCTTCTGTATCATCACTAATATTGCTATGCTACGTCATTATAGCTTGGCTTAAAAAATCAAACAACCGGCACTGTGTAGTGTAGTCATATGTAGTGTGTAGTTTTGGCACCACCTAATGTAAACTTaaagaaacttcttttaaatagATGTGGcctattgttctggtaacccaGTCAcagttaaaggtttagttcacccaaaaataaaaataatgtaatttattactcaccctcatgtcgttccacacctgtaaggaacacaaattaagacatttttgttgaaatccaatgactcagtgaggcctgcattcaaagcaatgacatttcctctctcaagatccataaaggtactaaaaacatatttaaatcagttcatgcgagttcagtagttctaccttaatattataaagcgaagagaattttttttgtgcgccaaaaaaacaaaataacgacttttcaacaatatagtgatgggcagatttcaaaacactgcttcggcgctttacgaatcgaatgagtgactcggatctcctatcaaatggctaaactgctgaaatcacgtgactttggcgctccgagtcactgattcgattcataaagctccgaagcagtgttttgaaatcggctatATTGTTTAAAGgtcgttattttgatttttggcgcacaaaaatattctcgtcgctttataatattaaggtagaactactgaactcgcatgaactgttttaaatatgtttttagtacctttatggatcttgagaggaaatgtcattactgtgaatgcaggcctcactgatccatcggatttaataaaaaatatcttaatttgtgttccgaagatgaacgaaggtcttacgggtgtggaacgacatgagggtgagtaattaatgacattattttcattttttggtgaactaaccctttaaaacctaACTGACAATGAAATCATCTGACAGGTATGTAGTATATTATACATCAAAAGCAAACTGTAATATTAGACAGGACATGTGGCTTTAGTTGACATCATCGACAGCATTTGTAACGCTCGATTATTCAAAAATAGCTTTGGCTCATTGGTTTAAAAATAGGATACTTACaatacaagtaaaaaaaaaaaaaaaaaaaaaaaaaaaaaaaaaaaaacacgtttCTTAGACTTATCGAGAAATATTATCGCTTTTAAACCAACTTGCTTAATCAATGCTCATGACcctactgttgctatagtaacggACACTGCGGTCAACTGCATGCTATTTTagtgttgtttttaattttgtggatatttcataatatttatgtattttatattcttATAAATTTTATACCCGTGCTGGTAACACTCATAGGACTTACCTATAGGCTGTATGACTTTTAATGTTCATCCGCCTAGGACAGTAGTCCCACCAAAAATGGCTCGTCAACCTCATAACTCAAATAATACGTTTACGGAAGAATCTAAATGATtcgacaaaaaataaataaaaataaaaaaaagaacaatttcTTCAAATCATCACTTAAAGTTTAGCAAGgaattaaaaaatttattaagtTAGTAATTATATTCAGCAGTTATTCACTTTCTGAGGTGAAACTACCTGCAGTTTTTATGGTGATATTTCCACAAACAAGACACAGCAAAACTATTTAATAGTATGTTTGCAATGTACTAAACCAGTAGGTTAAATCAAATGAGTTATATGTTTTACACTTAAAGACTTACATGAAATGTTTACAATTACACCTTTCaggtaaaaataaaaacagatacaattcctctgtgtatgtttattatgtattttgaaaaaaatggaaatccTGTCAGTGATTCAAGTCATTGATAACACAAACCTCATTCACAAAATCCTATCTGTTCACCCACAACAGGACACTGTATGGAAAATAGGCCTTTTCAACTTTAAGTAAACTATATTTACAGTGGGACAGATCATGTGAAAGCAATCAAACAAAAGGACGACTTTAAAAGCAAGATCAATGACTGCATTGACGTCTTGCGTACAACAGAGCTGGATATACACAAGCATGGATGTTAAGTCATTTGTGATGGGACTGATCCATAAACGCATTGGTTTAACTCTGCTTTTAGTTGGCCTTGTACTGTCTTTAGTCATGCACTCCGGCCAATTGGGAATTGtccattgaaatttcaataaGGATTCCAGGGAAATCTGGTTACAGTGAAGTGAAGTAGTCCCTTTTCAGGTTAAAGGCATACAGCAGCAGTCTCCACAGATGGACTGTGTGAACTTCAGTCTTCAGCTCTCCCATTATTGACTTCACTCAGGGTTCTGAGGTAAACCTGGGCCATCCGAGTCCAACGTTCCTATACATGCGAATTAAATAAGTGTTTGCAATTCAATTAATGTCTTGAAACAAATAAGCCACTATCAAAATAACTagtcaaattattatttttttattcgaGTTCCCTTAGATTCACAAAACATATAAAAAGCATTCAAAACACATAACAAAAGCAACCTCTTCTTGAAGCATTCTTCACTTTCATCATCAATACATCACCCCAGTTAAGCCACTCAGAGCTCACGCTCGCCCTCATTCACCGCCCACTCCCAGAGCCCCGCCCACAGACAGCATCACATCACGTTCACACATATGAGTTCAGTAACAGCGAGATAGAACACACACCATACACAGCATTCACATCAAATTAAGCAAGAACACAAATACTTAGTAGATCACTTAAACATTCCACTACATatatcttttctctttttttgggttattttttttaaatgcagctCTTTAAATATGATTGCAATATCAGAAAAGGGAGGAAGGTAGACAGAACAAGAGGGACGGAAGAATGTAAATGAATGTCCTTCTGATGGtcctacagaaaaaaaacactcgCTGCCTCTGTTCACACTCGCTCACACAGGTTCTTCTCACAGTCATCATGTCGCTTTTCGGCATCGCACACTTGCGTTcaagttctctctctctcagtgcgTTCGCTCATTCAGTCTCTCACTCGTGGCGCACCAACAATCCATCACCATATCACTCTCAGCTCTCAAAAAAGCGGACAGATTTCATCCatgaaaaggggaaaaaaagacaacACCCACCGTCTAACACAGTATATGCAGAGTGAAGCTGTGCTCTTTGATGGCAAAGCATTTACACATGGGAAGAAGGGAACTGATACTGAGATCGCTCGAACATTGCGGCCAACGAGGGGCTTCTTCCCGGGAAATTGGAAAAGAGGTGATGAACTGTAGAAGAGATTTATGAAGGCTTGACCATAAAAAAcgttgagggaaaaaaaactgcagagaACAACTCAAATTGCTTTCCACATGGAGCATCTTTAAATGTACTGGATGCTCAGATATGTGGGCTTACTGAAATAATGCCTGACACAAAATAAATTTTATCcataagggaaaaaaaaagaaaaagaaaaaaaatcttatagtGTTCATTTCACTCCTAACAATTCCAACCACTAAATGAATCTTAAAGAGCAATCATTATATGTATACGAAGAACATTCAGAGTTTTACAAAATCAAAGGCAAATATTTAAGGGACATAATATCGGACTAAACTTTCTTCTCTCAAAATACTTACCATATAACCTAGATATTAGGATACTTCATGACCCAGTTCAAATCTCTCTACATTCCCCAGCTGGACTTTGTCTCCATGCTAGACCCAAAGCCGGAGTTGAACCCACTGCTCGAGCCTGAATTAGTACCCGCCCCCCACCCGAGGCTAGCTGAGCTGCCGGTGTTGTAGTTATTGCTGCTTGGGTTGTAACTCTGGTTCTGATCTCTACTACCACTGTTCTGCCCGCTAGGGGTAGTGCCAGAGGCGGCGGTCTGATTCTGCTGACTGGCCAGCATTCCCATCATGCCCCAGCTACTCTGGAGGGCTGCCTGAGCAGCTGCCATCATGGCTGGATTCAGGCTAAGAGCCCCAAAATTCACATTGCTGTTTGGACTGCGACTACTGCCAAAGCCCTGCCCCCCAAACCCCCCGAATCGCCCACGATCCATCATTTGCCTACTATTATTGTGCTTAGGCTCAGCGTTGGAGATGTGCACACTGGTTCCTTTGATGATCAGGTCCTCACCGCACAGAGACTGGGCAAcctggagggaaaaaaaaacatccgtTAACACGAGCAGAGAATGAAATCACGAAACCAAAACAGATAGGAGACTGACCTGATCATCTGCAAAGGTGACAAAGGCAAAAGCTCGGAAAGGTTTGGGGATGAACACGTCTGTGACTTCGCCGTACTGCATAAAAAACTGTCTAAGCTCATCGGCTGTCATGTCCTCGGTGCAGCGGCCCACAAACACTTTCCTGCTTCTCATAGGCTCATCAGGACCAGCCTGTTCCAGGAAATACTAGATCATTTAATAGAAAACAGGGTCTACTCATGCAGTGTTCATAACGACAAGGGCATCACAAAACATTTGAAAGATGAAATGTGTATATGTTCAAATTTAAATCTGAAAGAGCTTAATACTTCTAAACGCAAATAActtatatgggtcaatgacatgacgggtcatttttttgtccaaaggccttaatataaaataataaaaaacaaagatatgacttCCAAAAAGTATGCAAgttagtacaactagatctcttttattgaattatattttgcaacatatcattttattttaaaaatttttgaagtgtcaaaggtcattcggtttatccgtccaaaggccaatagagccatttcatttgtgattaaaatatctaaaaatataataaatgtatatattttcattcaggcatgattttataacatcatatcatagagcaaaatggtattaaaattatgcagtgttaattgattataaaaaccacataatcccattgttaacacttaataaaacttcaaaattaattatatctccattatgtttttttacacttttaaaaaccgtattcgtcaatgacccatataccAAAATGTGAACTATGTGTGATATTATGTGACAGTGTTGCAGACATACCTTTGAGTTGGGGAGTTTACAGTCACACCATCTTCCATCGATCATATGCCGTTGGGACAtgacttttatttgtgtttcgtAGTCTGTAAATCTTACAAAGCCAAATCCTTTAGAATTTCCAGTTTTTGCATCTCTCTTCACCTGAGGGAACAGGAAATGCTCAGTGTCACACTGCATGATACATGACTACATTTGAGTAAGAGTGAAcccaattctgtcattatttactcactctcgtGTCTTTCAaaacctatatgactttctttcatgGAACTCCAAGGAGTTATTTCTGGCCAAATTCTGAGCGGCTTTTTCCATACAAATGGAAAGTGAATGGTAACTATGGCTCTTGTGATCCTCAGCAGTCGAAATTGACAGAAGacaatagttttgttttttgttatgaAACAAAGAcactatataatatttattctttaatattttgagAGGATTTCATGGTACTAGACAATATCCACCTCTAAATTATGCACTATTTGTgatcctggaccacaaaaccagtaaTAAGtagcacaggtatatttgtagcaatagccaacaatacattgtatgggtcaaaattatcgatttttcttttatgccaaaattcATTAGGATAtcaagtaaagatcatgttccattaagatattttgtatttttcctactgtaaatatatcaaattttgtttttgtgagtggatatacattgctaaggacttcatttggacaactttaaaaggcaattttctcaatattttgattttttttgtactctcagattccagattttcaaatagttaaaatatctcagccaaatattgtcctatcctaacaaaccatacatcaattgaaagtttatttatttagcttttagatgatgtataaatctcaattccCAAAAACTGACTGGtattgtggtccagggtcacatgtaattctatataaaaataatacaactcTTTGGTCTGCATCACAggctccatctctctctctctagaaCTCAAAGTCCCTGGCAGTGACCATCCACCAACTTCTCCTTTATGCTCCACAGATGAAAACCCATCATATaggtttgtaatgacatgacagtgaatacattttagtttttatttgtttggggtgaactatccctttaggtTTGTTCATACTAACCTGCACCATGATCACCTCTCCAAAAGTGCTGAAGTAATCTTTAAGGTCTTGCTCTGTTGTTTTCCATGGCAACCCAAGCACAATCAAATCTGATGTCTTCTGCACACCTCTCTTGATCTTCACAGCCGATGCAGCATCCATTTCATCCATCTTCCTCTTGTTATCTGAAAAGAGCATCCAATTAGTAAAAATCAAATAGATTGAATTCACATGCACATCAAAATGCATTAGGACTTGGATATGCAACGGATCACATAAGACCATGTTTTCTGTGCATCAACAATTCCCAAATTATGTCCTTGCAATCAAATAAACATAGTATTACCAGATCTGATCATACCTTTTGGATAATTAACCACGTACACCAGATTGCCCCAGTCTGATTCGGGTGCATGAAGAACCCCCTCCACTAGTCGGACCCCTCTCATGCACTGAGACACGGGGCTACGGTATCTAAGGCCGCAGGCACCGGGAAACTGCGCGGCGACGGTGGACAGCAGCACGGTGCCGTCTTCTTCGGACGGGATCTCCATCGGCTCCTCGTTCTCATCCTCCGCGACGCGAATATAACACTCCGTCATGATAACGCCGAGAACTGTGCTAACAGCTTCCGAGCGGATAAATAATTCAGTTATAAGACAACCAACCGAGCTGAAACTGAAACTAGTAAACCGGAAAGACTTCAAAAGTAAACACAACCACAAATTTGATGGCAACAAGTGTTTTATCTATTGTTTGCGTGCGACTGTTGTCAATGAATGCGGGGTGCCATTAGCTAAGCTAAGCTATTTGCTAACCGCGCGCACGTTAGAAATGAATGGCGCGCCGCACCCTGTTCCCGCCAACTGCCACGCTTTGCAAATACCAACTCATCGACTGTACACAATTATCTACCGATTGTGATTAAAACAAGCGgtttaaagtaataaaaataaagaaaacgatTGGACCAATGCATCCAGTTTCTGTTTCCGACCCCCTAAACTGATAAAATGGCCACCCAGATGCGTCACTGAAGGAATGACATCATAAGTTTGGAGCGTCTCATTGCAGCACATGGAGGGGTTTGCAAATGTAATATGTGAACTTTTTTAACGCATAACCTAATTTGTGGTATACTGTATCAGGTGGTGTGATTCTGTCTTGTCTGTTCATGATTATGATGGGCCGGTGAGGTTGTAATTTCTATTTAAAGAGACTGAAATAATGTCAAATATGCAAGAATCCACTGTAATGTTGAAAGCTTCTCCTCATACCTTATCTTACAGGTTTGTTACATCAGACCAAGAACAGACAAAAGCACTGTAAAACAATAGATTTAAAGACAAAGGCCTGTAATGTTAGCAGTGCAGTGTGCAACCGAGGTGTTGAATGGCTTTATCACACAATATTTCACTTTGGGGTTTCTGTGATGTTTTGGTCAGCCTTCTTATGGGTGTCCTTAAGAGCTGCAATTGTTTCTTATAGTACTGTAATTGCTAAGAATGGCAGGACCAGATTTACGCTATGTTGCCCACAATGATACTGACAAATATGCAATTTAATAGCAAAAATTGTTTATTGTGCCACAGTCTTGGAAAGCTTTTGATAACAACTAACTCATGAAGTggcaaagacatttttatttggAAAAGATAAAGCCTCATGTAAGGCATAATAAgtgaatgaaagaaagaaaagaagagatTTTTATTGCCATGCAGGTGCAGGTTTCCCTCCTTCCATTGCTGTTTTCACACTTGTGCATGCTGTATAGCCTAATTTTATGATGAGGTGGGTCAGCCTTCCTTGCTCTCGCACTCACTTGTAACCTAAAAAGCCAAACACAGCTGACTTTTTAGCAGTATAAAAGCACTTCTGTCCTCATGAACCAACGTGCAATGAACCATGCTGATGCTCACCAGAGTTTTACTTATTACAGTGTAAGTAACTGTATGCTTATGCTTGAAGTATTTTCTCATGTAATATTActgaaattattattgttgtgtTTTAGACACTTCATTTTGCCCATATGGGGAAATGTTTTGCGACTTCAGAAGAGAGACTGGATGGGGGGTCCATCTGCTAGCATGACAGGTAATTATTTATAGTATGTTGCTCTTTGCACTGTAGTTAAAGAATTAAGGAGAAATTACTGATTTTCATTTTCCTAGAGGGTGATGTGGAATGTTTCTCTGAGTACATGGAACTTTGGATCCATAGAATGAGAATTGAGGGATTGAGGCTTTGGCTTTCTGGAATATTAAGGATTCAAGGTGAGATATATGGGTTTTGAATAACTAAACTTAAAATAAGAGAAGAAAACAAAAGGATCTATGATCTAAAGATCAAATTTTCACCAGTAATATAAAGgttttctgagaaaaaaaattatggtaTCAAcattacatgttttacactttgatataattattttgtgatttatacGTGAtataggatatatatatatatatatatatatatatatatatatatatatatatatatatatatatatatatgcatgagTTTCCCCCTTGGGAGATAAATTAAGTTGATCTAATCTTATAGtatatcaaatatattaaattaataaaaatgatataaaaaaaaaacataaacttatatgttaactaaaactttataaatatagacttttcataaataatataCTACTTTTATACTTAATATGGTGATGTTAAGTTACTTTAAGAGTTCCTTATGTCTAAGACAGTGACAGTGCACAGACAGTGCAAGGTGTGAGTATGACCGCTATTTTAAACAGCaagaaaaactatttttttaaaatatgttctgtGCAATAGTTTTTATAAATCTCTTGCTCTTACCAGTGGG of the Megalobrama amblycephala isolate DHTTF-2021 linkage group LG24, ASM1881202v1, whole genome shotgun sequence genome contains:
- the sst6 gene encoding somatostatin 6, with amino-acid sequence MTMAAGWDNRSAVERSMFIMRMLLSLFPLVLVVWNGEALPVPDKLSQTNEILTKDQKDLLKKMMTDMAELNLTSKELADLDPDFLNGKLGENSVVQPTPKDKSPCKLFFWKSFSSC
- the tardbpa gene encoding TAR DNA binding protein, like isoform X2, coding for MTECYIRVAEDENEEPMEIPSEEDGTVLLSTVAAQFPGACGLRYRSPVSQCMRGVRLVEGVLHAPESDWGNLVYVVNYPKDNKRKMDEMDAASAVKIKRGVQKTSDLIVLGLPWKTTEQDLKDYFSTFGEVIMVQVKRDAKTGNSKGFGFVRFTDYETQIKVMSQRHMIDGRWCDCKLPNSKAGPDEPMRSRKVFVGRCTEDMTADELRQFFMQYGEVTDVFIPKPFRAFAFVTFADDQVAQSLCGEDLIIKGTSVHISNAEPKHNNSRQMMDRGRFGGFGGQGFGSSRSPNSNVNFGALSLNPAMMAAAQAALQSSWGMMGMLASQQNQTAASGTTPSGQNSGSRDQNQSYNPSSNNYNTGSSASLGWGAGTNSGSSSGFNSGFGSSMETKSSWGM
- the tardbpa gene encoding TAR DNA binding protein, like isoform X3, with amino-acid sequence MTECYIRVAEDENEEPMEIPSEEDGTVLLSTVAAQFPGACGLRYRSPVSQCMRGVRLVEGVLHAPESDWGNLVYVVNYPKDNKRKMDEMDAASAVKIKRGVQKTSDLIVLGLPWKTTEQDLKDYFSTFGEVIMVQVKRDAKTGNSKGFGFVRFTDYETQIKVMSQRHMIDGRWCDCKLPNSKYFLEQAGPDEPMRSRKVFVGRCTEDMTADELRQFFMQYGEVTDVFIPKPFRAFAFVTFADDQVAQSLCGEDLIIKGTSVHISNAEPKHNNIHHLFSNFPGRSPSLAAMFERSQYQFPSSHV
- the tardbpa gene encoding TAR DNA binding protein, like isoform X1; translated protein: MTECYIRVAEDENEEPMEIPSEEDGTVLLSTVAAQFPGACGLRYRSPVSQCMRGVRLVEGVLHAPESDWGNLVYVVNYPKDNKRKMDEMDAASAVKIKRGVQKTSDLIVLGLPWKTTEQDLKDYFSTFGEVIMVQVKRDAKTGNSKGFGFVRFTDYETQIKVMSQRHMIDGRWCDCKLPNSKYFLEQAGPDEPMRSRKVFVGRCTEDMTADELRQFFMQYGEVTDVFIPKPFRAFAFVTFADDQVAQSLCGEDLIIKGTSVHISNAEPKHNNSRQMMDRGRFGGFGGQGFGSSRSPNSNVNFGALSLNPAMMAAAQAALQSSWGMMGMLASQQNQTAASGTTPSGQNSGSRDQNQSYNPSSNNYNTGSSASLGWGAGTNSGSSSGFNSGFGSSMETKSSWGM